In Ruminiclostridium papyrosolvens DSM 2782, the following proteins share a genomic window:
- a CDS encoding SDR family NAD(P)-dependent oxidoreductase: MANTFDLTGKVAVVTGASSGIGTDAAFAYAHAGADVAILARRAEKLKDVKEKIEKETGRKVVAVSCDVTQEENVKSAVDTVLKEFGHIDILLNNAGIAVQGGVDSMSVEAWNQSFDTNVKSIFLMSKYIIPQMKEQGYGKVVNIASVNAIVADKFDTFIRHSYNSSKSAVLGLTKGMAASYARYGITVNAIGPALFESEMTSDTLFKSNEFLVKYNTLNPSGRPGNKGELNGTILYLSSDASSYVQGQFIVVDGGGSIV; this comes from the coding sequence ATGGCAAACACATTTGATTTAACAGGAAAAGTAGCCGTAGTAACAGGAGCAAGTTCCGGAATTGGAACAGATGCTGCCTTTGCATATGCACATGCAGGAGCGGATGTGGCTATTTTGGCAAGAAGAGCAGAAAAGTTAAAGGATGTAAAGGAAAAAATAGAAAAGGAAACAGGCAGAAAAGTTGTTGCTGTCAGCTGTGACGTGACTCAGGAAGAAAATGTAAAATCAGCTGTAGATACAGTGCTGAAGGAGTTCGGACATATTGATATCCTTTTGAACAATGCAGGTATTGCAGTACAAGGAGGAGTTGACTCCATGTCTGTTGAAGCGTGGAATCAGTCCTTTGATACAAATGTGAAAAGTATATTTCTCATGAGCAAATATATCATCCCTCAAATGAAAGAGCAGGGATATGGAAAAGTTGTAAATATTGCATCGGTAAATGCTATTGTTGCGGACAAGTTTGACACGTTTATAAGACATTCCTATAATTCATCAAAATCAGCCGTGCTTGGTTTGACAAAGGGAATGGCGGCATCCTACGCCAGATATGGAATTACGGTTAATGCCATAGGACCGGCACTGTTTGAAAGTGAAATGACCAGCGATACTCTGTTTAAATCAAATGAGTTCCTTGTAAAATATAATACTCTGAATCCTTCAGGAAGACCCGGAAACAAGGGCGAACTTAACGGTACAATATTGTATCTGTCAAGCGATGCTTCCAGCTACGTTCAGGGACAATTCATTGTTGTAGACGGCGGCGGTTCCATTGTTTAA
- a CDS encoding carbohydrate ABC transporter permease, with the protein MSDIVQGRSSGFPLSKILMYAALFIVAVIQLFPLYWMFSFSLKDNAEIFGGNPIGLPSKWLWSNYSSALLQGNVGQYFVNSVIVTVATIALTSIIAVMASYALTRMVFKLRKPLNSFFILGLTVPLHSALLPIFIMLRNLKMVNSYWALIVPYTAFAVPMALLIFSGFMSSIPREMEEAACIDGCSIYKIFFSIILPLMKPAIATVTIFTFLQAWNELMYAVVFISDAKYKTLTVGIQSLAGQYTTEWGPIGAGLMVATIPTLIIYAVMSKKVQDSLVVGAVKG; encoded by the coding sequence ATGAGTGACATAGTTCAGGGCAGAAGTTCAGGATTTCCACTATCAAAAATCCTTATGTACGCAGCACTTTTCATAGTAGCGGTCATTCAGCTGTTTCCACTGTATTGGATGTTCTCCTTCTCATTAAAGGATAATGCAGAAATTTTCGGGGGAAACCCTATAGGACTTCCGTCAAAATGGCTGTGGTCAAACTACAGTAGTGCTTTGTTGCAGGGTAATGTAGGACAGTATTTCGTTAACAGTGTAATTGTAACGGTGGCAACCATTGCTCTTACAAGTATAATAGCGGTTATGGCTTCATATGCATTGACCAGAATGGTATTTAAACTTAGAAAGCCTTTAAATTCCTTTTTTATACTTGGCCTTACAGTTCCTCTGCATTCGGCACTTCTTCCTATATTCATAATGCTGAGGAATTTAAAGATGGTTAACTCCTACTGGGCGCTGATAGTTCCTTATACTGCTTTCGCAGTACCCATGGCGTTATTGATTTTTTCAGGCTTTATGAGTTCTATTCCAAGAGAAATGGAAGAGGCTGCTTGTATTGACGGCTGCAGCATTTATAAAATATTTTTCTCAATCATACTTCCTCTTATGAAGCCCGCAATTGCCACGGTTACTATCTTTACATTCCTGCAAGCATGGAATGAGCTGATGTATGCTGTAGTTTTCATAAGCGATGCAAAATACAAGACACTAACAGTTGGTATCCAGTCTCTGGCAGGACAGTATACGACAGAGTGGGGACCCATAGGCGCAGGTTTGATGGTTGCCACTATTCCAACTCTTATTATATATGCGGTAATGAGCAAAAAGGTTCAGGACAGTCTTGTTGTTGGTGCAGTAAAAGGCTAA
- a CDS encoding glycoside hydrolase family 3 C-terminal domain-containing protein, translating into MDKPKYLDKSLSFKERAADLVSKMTLEEKASQLRYDAQPVERLGIPRYNWWNEALHGVARAGVATVFPQAIGMAAMFDDEFLEKIADVIATEGRAKYNESAKKGDRDIYKGITFWSPNVNIFRDPRWGRGHETYGEDPYLTSRLGVAFVKGLQGDGKYLKTAACAKHYAVHSGPEDDRHFFDAIVSQKDLYETYLPAFEALVKEAKVESIMGAYNRTNGEPCNGSKTLLKDILRDGWGFDGHVVSDCWAIKDFHEGHGVTKTPTESVALALKSGCDLNCGNMYLLILLALKEGLITEEDIDRAAIRLMTTRMKLGMFDDDCEFDNIPYELNDSAEHNKISLEAAKKSMVLLKNDGLLPLDSKKIKNVAVIGPNADSSLALRANYSGTPSQNVTIIEGIRKRVSENTRVWYAMGSHLFLNRDEDLAQPDDRLKEAVSAAERSDVVVLCLGLDASVEGEQNDQGTVILDAGGDKADLNLPESQRNLLNAVLATGKPTIVALLSGSALSIGDAADKAAAIVQCWYPGAIGGLAFAEMIFGDYSPAGRLPVTFYKSTEELPPFADYSMENRTYKFMKGDALYPFGFGLSYTSFEYSNMVCPQTVNNGENLSVSVDVQNTGSVDSDEVVQVYIKDMDASVRVPKYSLCGFKRIHLKSGEKKTVTFEVASNAMSIVDEAGKRHIENGEFTLYAGGSQPDKVSESLSGKKPLEASFNVK; encoded by the coding sequence ATGGATAAACCGAAATATTTGGACAAAAGCCTTTCTTTTAAAGAAAGAGCAGCCGATTTAGTATCAAAAATGACTTTGGAAGAAAAAGCTTCACAACTTAGGTACGATGCACAACCTGTAGAAAGACTGGGAATTCCAAGATATAACTGGTGGAACGAGGCTTTGCACGGAGTTGCAAGAGCAGGTGTTGCAACAGTATTTCCGCAAGCAATAGGAATGGCTGCAATGTTTGATGATGAATTTTTGGAGAAAATTGCAGATGTAATTGCGACAGAGGGAAGAGCTAAATACAATGAGAGCGCAAAAAAAGGTGACAGGGATATATACAAAGGTATAACCTTCTGGTCACCTAATGTCAATATATTCAGGGACCCAAGGTGGGGCAGGGGACATGAAACCTACGGGGAAGACCCATATCTGACTTCCAGACTTGGAGTTGCATTTGTAAAAGGTTTGCAGGGAGATGGAAAATACCTTAAAACTGCTGCCTGCGCAAAGCACTATGCCGTTCATAGCGGACCGGAGGATGACAGACATTTCTTTGATGCCATTGTTTCACAAAAGGATTTGTATGAAACATATCTGCCAGCTTTTGAAGCACTCGTAAAAGAAGCTAAAGTAGAATCTATAATGGGAGCCTACAACAGAACCAACGGAGAGCCTTGTAACGGAAGCAAAACCCTCTTGAAGGATATTTTAAGAGACGGATGGGGCTTCGATGGACACGTTGTTTCAGATTGCTGGGCAATAAAGGATTTCCATGAAGGACACGGAGTTACAAAAACACCAACTGAGTCTGTGGCACTTGCTCTAAAGAGTGGATGTGACCTTAACTGCGGAAATATGTATCTTCTTATTCTTCTTGCACTTAAAGAAGGCTTAATTACAGAGGAGGATATTGACCGTGCAGCTATCAGACTTATGACAACCAGAATGAAGCTGGGTATGTTTGACGATGACTGTGAGTTCGATAATATTCCTTATGAATTAAATGACTCTGCAGAACACAATAAGATTTCACTTGAAGCTGCAAAAAAATCAATGGTATTACTTAAAAATGACGGATTATTGCCATTGGACAGCAAAAAGATTAAAAACGTAGCTGTTATCGGGCCAAATGCAGACAGCAGTTTAGCACTAAGAGCCAACTACAGCGGAACTCCATCTCAAAATGTTACTATTATTGAAGGTATCCGTAAAAGGGTTTCCGAGAATACAAGAGTGTGGTATGCAATGGGAAGTCACCTTTTCTTGAACAGAGATGAAGATCTCGCACAGCCTGATGACAGGTTGAAAGAGGCTGTTTCTGCGGCGGAGAGAAGTGATGTGGTTGTCCTGTGTCTCGGACTTGACGCTTCAGTAGAAGGAGAACAGAACGATCAGGGTACCGTTATACTGGATGCTGGCGGAGACAAGGCTGATTTAAATCTGCCTGAATCCCAGAGAAATCTGCTTAATGCAGTTCTTGCAACAGGTAAACCTACAATTGTAGCATTGCTCTCAGGAAGTGCATTGTCAATCGGAGATGCAGCCGACAAGGCAGCAGCCATAGTTCAGTGCTGGTATCCGGGCGCAATAGGCGGTCTTGCATTTGCAGAAATGATATTCGGAGATTATTCTCCTGCCGGAAGACTTCCGGTTACCTTCTATAAATCAACAGAAGAGCTTCCTCCATTTGCAGACTACTCAATGGAAAACAGAACATATAAGTTCATGAAAGGCGATGCATTGTATCCTTTCGGATTTGGATTATCCTATACAAGTTTTGAGTACTCCAATATGGTATGCCCTCAGACTGTAAATAACGGAGAAAACCTGTCTGTATCAGTAGATGTTCAGAATACAGGAAGTGTTGACTCAGATGAAGTTGTGCAGGTATATATAAAGGATATGGACGCTTCAGTAAGAGTTCCTAAATACAGCCTTTGCGGCTTTAAACGAATTCACCTAAAGAGCGGCGAAAAGAAGACCGTTACTTTTGAAGTAGCTTCAAATGCAATGAGCATAGTTGACGAAGCAGGAAAACGTCATATCGAAAATGGTGAGTTTACATTATATGCAGGCGGGTCACAACCTGACAAGGTAAGTGAAAGCTTATCCGGCAAAAAGCCATTGGAAGCATCCTTCAACGTTAAGTAG